CTGAACTTTGAGCAGCCGATTCGGAAGGTCAGTATAGATGGCATCCCACTGTTGCACAGTCAGACCTTTCAAAGCCAGGATTGCTTCAATAACCAACATGTCTGAGATGGCATCACCAACTGTCTGTTAACAGGAAGGGAAGAAACACTGGAGCAGTCAACAGTGAAGAAACAAAGGGGTAATTTGATCAGTAAGCTTCCACCTGAAGAGAGTGAAAATGCAGCCAGGCTGACTTGCCTCTGTCTGTGTAGCTGAGGTTGGGTTAGTTTGGCAggggtggtgttttgtttttcctccttacCACGTTGACCCTGTGGTAAGGAGAACAGCGGCATACTTGTACAGCTCTGCCAAGGGCAAGTCCTAGTCCTCACCTCTCCTAAGGAGGACTGGCACCTCACCTTTGTTCCGGGGTCAGGATGCTTAAAGCTGGCCTGTGAAGCATGATTTGGTGCTACCCCAGATGAATAACGTCTGGGCTAAGACAGGGAGTCCCAGGGCTGTGTGGCCATGGGCACTGGAACACTCCCGTACTGCATAAGTCAGTGAAAAACATTGGGTGAAAGATTACTGGCTGTTGAATCATGAACAAGTCACATCCTAACTTTAGGTTCCTATGCTATCCCACTCCTTCTTTGGGTCCTGCAGCCAGAAGACTGTGCCAGATAACAGCATTCTGCATCCACTCATGAGAAAATATTACATCTTTCTAAAGACTgttcctgctgttttcttcttggcCCCTTCTATCATGGCACCTTACTTCCAACTCCAACAGTCCCTGCAAGTAGCCTGACAGGTACTGACAAACAGGGTTAGCCCCATAACTGTCACCACAGTGATTTGCTTCTCCTGGTTTTTACCTGATTAATCAGGTCAATCATGTTTTCAAGcacctttgctgcttctcttttttcatcatctttcccctcttttgccagTTGTCTTATTTTAGTTTCAGCAGCTTTACTAAATAATACCTAGAATAAAAAGATGAGAGCTTGTGAAGAGCAGCCCACATCACGAACTAGGATACATGCAGCAGTGAGGAAACAGACTTTTACCATCATTAACATTTGCTACCATGAATTCCCATCCCCACataaaacacagagaaattggTGGCAATGCTATGATAAAGACAGAAGGGGGAAACGAGTCTGTTCTCaaacaagaagagaaaagtCTTGTTTATAAATGTAGGCAGAGAGTGAAAAGacctcctcctccagccaaTCCAACTAAAATATTGTACATAATGGCTGATCTTATGCATTGCATGCTCATACTTACTGTACCATGTCCATTTGCCTCAAAATAAACACCAACATCAAACTCCTGGGCCTTGTGATGCAAGTGTTTCACTCCTGTTTTGACACAGTGCACAGGTACCTGCAGCCAAAGGATAGACAGAGAATGTTTACACTGTTACAGACTCCCCTCAGTAGACAGGAAGTAAGCACCAACCTGGGTAGACTGTTAGAAACTAACCTGTGTTTTACAACTACTGACTCCCTAGAGCTAAAATTAGCCACTATTTCTGCAGACCTGATTAAAAAGATTTCATTTACTCAAGTGGAAATAAAggctgatatttttttaaataataaataaacaaaaccccaaaccaagaaaaaccCAGTTCAGTTTATGGTTTCAGGGAACATACCAGATTTCTATCCAAACTGAAATAATACCTTAGCTCAGTTTCTGTAGTGATCATTTACCCtgttgcagaaaacaaaacacccagtGTCAAAGTATCAAGGAGCCTTTACTGATTCACATTGTTGCAAAGCCAAAATCCTCAACTTGTTCCAGAAGTAACAAGGGATTTTGCTTAGCTTTTGCCAAGCTTCTTTTAAATCTAGTAAAAGCTGGTTAGAACTTCTTCAGCTTTGCTCTCCTGCATCTCGTTTACCAAGAATTTAGTTGCTGCTGCAGGTTTGAAAGAGTCATTTATTTTAGCCTAGTTTAAGTTCTAGTGATCATATTACagtagaatttattttaaaaagtaaacaaatttGCAGAAAACAACATCTGCAGAAaactaccaggaaaaaaatggagaatacCTTTAGTGTTTCCTCAAGGTAGCGTGTCGAACTCCCATTGGCATACGCTGTTTGTACCACTGCCATATTTAAGGTCTCTCCCACCTGAGCAAACCGGGAAGCAAAGTGCTTTACTGTCCAATAGGCACATAGCCAGATGAGTAGGATAAATGGAATGATAATCAGAATTATTAAACATCATACATTCTCCTATAGACACTTAAAATTTCTCGGCATCGGGGGAGGCACCAGCTCATAGAGAACTTCTGTGTGTTTAAGACAACACAGACTCTGTTCAAGTCTTTGTATATCATGTTTTTTGTGGCTGGCTTGAAGCAGCTCTCCAAGCTTCGGCTTTTCAAACCCCTTTTTCAGATTCAGCAAGCTCAGTGCACTGGCCAGACACGTGGCATTTACGTGAGGCCATATACACAAGCAGTAAAGTCAAAGCTTCCAGTGCAAAGCAAGCAAAGGCTGGTGGCAAGCACAAGTTCTCCTCACTGGCCACCTTCTCTGCCACAGCGTAAGAAATGAGCTGGTctctaagaaaacaaaacaaggataccTTGTCTAGGTTTAGTATCATAGACACCAAGTCTAAGAGGACTTCTGAAAACgaaaagctttttctctctgtcccctGTAGGGAGAGGATGCTATGCAGTAGATATAGATAGTACTTTTGGAGGGCTGAGACATACAAGCCCCTCAACTGCCACAACCAAGTTCTCATGCAAATGGAATGCCCAACCTTTACAAAGcttcacagaaatgctgagggaAGGACTGAACccaaaattaatgaaaaattaatgaaagatACCAAATCAAAGAGAATGATTATCAATACTTTGTACACTGAAACTGGAAAAGTTCTCTCCCACTAAGAAAAGGTTCCAGGTTAAAGTATCAGTGCTCAGATTTTTATTTGGAGTGCAAAGTAACACCCTTGTAAAAACAACATTTTGGCCATACCAATGAGGTACAGGACTGATCTCTTTTTAATCTGTGTTCACTTTAGGTAGATGTAGAGACCGTATACATACAAACTAACACAGCTTCCATAGACTATTTTACATGTTCCAATTGAAGTATCAGCATTGATTCCATGCATTAGAGTTACCTTGGCAAGAAGTTCTTTAAGGAAGATACTAATTAAAGTTGCTATTTTATCTCCATCAATTAGGTGAAAATGGCCAGTTGCGTCCTTATAGTAATAAACAATTCTATCTGCATCACCATCAAATGAGCAGCATCTCTCATTGGGCTTCATGTCTAGCCCTAGTGCACACAGAGTTACAAATGCAAgttagagacagaaaaagatacaaaatCTTTAAATTAGTCCCAATGTGGATCTCATGCAGAAATTAAAGTTAGCTCTGTGCAGacaccacaaaaaaataatgctcTGAAACAGATATTGCTTTTACTAAGCTGTGTTGAATGGCAACTGAAAAGTGCATATTCAGatcaaaaatataaatactaaTAGAAAATGCATGTTCTCTAACATTTATTATGCTACACCTTCTCCCCAGATGTGTATGAAAATCGGTCCCAGAACTACTGTGTGTAGTCTCATCTCTAAATTTTTGAAATAAGCACTGAATGTCAGTTATGGCACAAGGTTAAAAACCTTGCAGCAGAACACACACCCCTTTTCTCATGCACTTAGTCACCGCAGAGCATACCGAGTTGCACACATCACCCACGGACCAAGGCGAATCGCTTTCCCCCCACTGCACCGCAGAGTGAGCCAGTATTTACAGAGCAACACCCGGGCAGGAGCCTGAAGCAGTGAGTGGCAGCCGGCCGACCTCAGTTGGACACTGGGTGCTTGACCAGACCTCCCTTACTGCTCCTCTGAGCGGGGCCACGGCACGCTGCACACCCCTGGACGTGGAGGCAAACCACGCTCGGGTTTTGTGGAGGAGGGCTCCAGAGCCATGTCACCGGTGTTTCCCAGCACATGGCAGGTCCGCTGTGCACTCTTGATGTAACACTGCTACGTACTTCACCCTCCAAGACATGTAGGAATTAACTCTTTTTCCTTCACgtcaaaaatgcttttcttcaggaaatatttcagGCCTGTTTAATTTTAATCCATTCCCACTTGACAGACCTGCACCTCCCCTTTGCTTCCTTTCACACAGGAGACACGCTTTCCTGATGCAAGACAAGCATGCACCCCCACGCTAGCGAAGCCATCACCGAAGTGCAATTAAAACAGGAGGTGGCACATAAACCCTACCATTGAAAAAACAACCCCACTCTGAAGCAACCATCACCAAGATTTCTCAGAGCTGTACAAAAAACATACAAGTGGATCTGCTAGCTATAAAATACCTCACATTTAGTCTCCTTGATATTCAATTGATACAACAATGTATAGAATGCATAAGGAGAACCTGCCTCAAAAAGTTTCCAGGCTTAACACCAATAGAGAAATAGCTAGGAAGCAGTCAGCACCTGACACAGCAATGCCACGCAAAAATGAACTGTTCTTTTGTTAAGGTAcatcttgctttgttttaagaTGCCAGCCACGTTAACCTCAGAGTCCATTTCTCAGACTGCAGCTGGCCATTCCCTAGGCTGACTTCAGAGTCCCTCAGGAACTCAGCAAGGAGCTCCAAAGGACATGCTGCTGCATCCTGTAACCCCTTCctggaaaaacacattttagtACACAAGCAGACAGGAAAACTGGCCCGCGTTGCTGACACCTCGGCCTTCGGAGCACAGGGAACTATAGCCCCAAACTTGcctgtttcttctcctgcatGCCTACAGTGATACAGGACAATacatcccagtgctgttgagGTCCTCAACGTAAAGCATGAGGTATCGGCAACTGCAACATTTAACTATGACCTTAAACAGGAAGCTTTTACCACttagcacttcagaaaaatcagatcatttatttcagtgaatgTTTAGGaaaccacattttcttttcagagccCATCCTTGCCTGAAAACGACCAAGGAGTCTCCCCTCAGTCCCAATTAAAGCCTGGATCCAGACATGACACACAAGCATCCACCCTCGGTAGGAACTGCCACTGTGCTCCTCACCCTTCCACATTTCTCCAGCACGTAAGCAGCGTGGCAAGGGGGAAAGGACACCATACTTTGGTGTTCAGATTTAGCTAGCATTGCATTGAGCGCACAGTTGTTAAATGGAGAACCCAGTTTAGCCTCAAAGAGCCTAATACCCAAACTAGCCTGCTCCCCTAGTTCAGGGGTTTTCTTTTATGCACTTTGCAGGACATTGGTTGAAATAATTTCCTCACTGGTTTATGTCAATCAGTCAGTCTACTGGCACCAAGCTGTTAATTATCCCAGCTGTCCTCGGGAACCCGGAAATGTCTCTGCAACCCCAGCCCACAATGTGTTTCTTGATAACACAAAGGGAAGTAAAGTAAGTAACAGTAAGCTGACTGATCTTTGGACTCCACCAGCCTAACATTCAGACCGGCTTGCCAAAACATATTTCAGCCAGTGGGAGACATACTGTACTCCTCCAGATGATTTAGACTAACATAAACTAGGGATGTGCCAAACCCAGCAGTACAATTCTCTCTCCATTGCACAAGCAGAACCATTCATGCAGTCACTTAGTAAGAAACAGGGAGCTCAGCTTATCCGAAGATGATACGCCATTGCTAGACCCTGCATTTTCAGATCTGGAGAGGAGGTAAAAAGATATAAAACTACTGACTACATACCTCTAGGTGGTTTCTGGTGAACTTTCACAAAATCTGCACCACATAAGTGATTGAGTTTCTCCTTGGTTCCATCATTAAATAGGTGAATTATCACCTCCTTTGGAAAGTAGGGCTCCATTTCTGATAGTTTCAGGGCTCCTATTCCATTGGCACAGTCAATCTTCAGGTGCCTCTGACTCCCCCCAGCGCTGGGAGACTTAGCACAAGGGAAGAAGGGGCAAAGTGAACGCATACCCTAGTGAAACCGCACTGAGAGGCATGCCGAATTCGAAACTTCAGACCCAAACAGGCTAACAAACAGAAGACATTCATTTTGTACATTTGCATGAAGAAGACAACACCCAGTATTCACCTGTTTTATCAGTTCTGTAAAAGCTTTGGATAGTTTTTCATAATAACCTTCCAGCGTTGCCTTCCCATACTGCCCTTGGGTGTTTTGACAGCAGACCATGTAATGTAGCTGTGGTGTTGTCACCAGACCATAATCTAGCATAAAATAAAAGGCACAATTTTCAGAAATAGAATACTAAATTAATTCCTCCTTAAAAGTTGTACAGTATTTGCTGTTCTACAACAAATAGACAAATGCAGTGCAGAAAACCCATATGTAATTTTTCAAGTTCTGTTATGAAAAGATGAaacccttccccccctccttgaGTAAAAGCCACACAGCTGCCCTGAAAGAAGATCATTACAAGCAAAAATGGAAACGGTGTCTGGGCTGCTGCTTTCAGTCTACATAACGGAGtcacatttatataaaaacctgaaatcagACTAGAATTGGAAAAGTTTAACATACCATAGTACTGACCACCTAGAACGGAGATACCATCTATTACTGACTGTGAAAGTTTCTCACTGCTTGGCCTGGAAAACAACAAATACAGCTGATAACCTTTGCAGAAGACATTTATGTATGGACTTAGGAAGGAAGCACACGAGGGAGAACGTCCTACCCATAGACTTAGATTCAACATGAAGAAATCCATACCTTTTCCTATTGTAGGCACCTCCCAATAAAGCGTTTTGAAAGCCACCACCCCAGAGAATAGCAAAGACAAGCAAACTGCTGAACACACATAGACGTCTTGCAgtacccacaaaaaaaaccccaaacccacaataAAGCATCCTGTTCAGAAACAGTGCCAGCAAGTTCTCATAACTACCAGGGAAGCTAATACAGGAACAGCATTGGAAAACTTTTGTTTACTGCTATAATCATAACTTAAAAGGTAGCAGACTaggcataaaaaaaaaccataatcTGGCTGCAGAATGCTAAACATCCAAAAGCACCCTTGAACAAAACGTTGGCACTTTCATAAAAGCATACATCTACAGCATTTTGTAATTACCTGGTGTCTCTACCAATAAAAACTAAAGCATCTTTGTGCTGgttcactgctgctttttggcagatatcaattattattttctgtaattcttGCTCCTCTGCATTTGCTAATTGTGTGGCATACTCTTCCCAGAGAGGGTGCAGCATTTCTCCAAGAGGATCAACCAGCTTTACACCATTGTCttccttagaagaaaaaaaaagaacaaaagataGTAAGCCTAAAAGTGGGAAACTTAATAAAATCTCTTTGAAGACAGCTGACACATGGTTCAATCATATTGCTTCTTTAAATGTGGAGCATTTCTGGGAAGCAAGAGCTTAGCTGTTTATTTATACCTCCAACAAGCACAGAAATGTAATGTAACTAGCATATTAAGTAACCAACTTCTTCCCCCTTATAATTTTGctatgaaatttattttacattaaaatgacATAAGGGGAGATTCTAATAACCTGGAATGCTCCACAGCTGCAGAAGTCTAAATGCCTGGTTTGTAATTGCTGcacctctttattttttaaacttgcgGATTTTGCTCAAAGGTTCACCTCTTCTCAAGCGTACTCCTAGCTTGCCAATGTTACAAATTTCCTACATTACAACAGTGCCACATGAGAGAAAATGACGCTTGTGTGTACAGGGAAAAGTAACTTCACACATGCCAGAGATCATGTTTACAAGGAGCAGGCTAAACACATGCTTTAAGCAGGTCCAAGTGCCTTCAGGGTCTGGTCTCTCGGTACCAGGAAGAGCTTTGATTCCAGCAGACTGATCAtttctactttctttttaaagaaaaggttgTTCTTACTTCAGGATTGTGAGATGCTGTAACCATGACGCCAATAGTAGCTACCACGGCTTTGGACCTGAGAACTGCCAGCAAGCCCATGCGGAACATGACGTGATCAAGCTGTTCGGCCTTGGTGCGAAATCCAGCGGTGCCATACTGAAGAGTAAGTCCAGGAGGTTTAGGATGTAACGTGGAGTATTTTTTAAGGGCTTCAGAATCCATTTCTAAAGAAGGAAGTAACACGGAAGCAAGTGAGAGAAGTCATAATTAGTTACACATTTTGCACTTCATTTAATTTGAAGCCCACAGATATCTTATACCATTCATATCAAATCCCTCGGTCGGACTGCAAGGGGGACCGCTACCAGAGCGGTCCATGAAGGAGCCAATACATTCCCAGCACAGCACTAGAAAAACAGCTCGACCAGATTTCACCGGATCACGAGGGGATGACGCGATTCAGGTGAGGAAAGCCACGATTCTCAACCGCCTGGATCCAGGGATCCCAACAAAGTTGGCCGTTACCCACCCGGTGCACTCGGCCACGGCCCCGTATATTAACTTCTGAGTTCCAAAGCAGCCtgcccgccctccctccctAAGCCCTTGCAGCCGCAGGGAAACCCCCAGCAGCGTCGCCTGGATGTTCTCCTCAGAGGGCGGCTCTACTAAACTGCTCCGTACCGACCCGCCCGCTAAGGGCAGGGGCCCACCTGACGCCGCTCGCCCTCCGCAGCTGCTGCCGCGCTCCCCTTCCACAGACAGAGGCCCCGCCCCCAAGCCACGCCCGCCCAATGGCAGCGCGGTGAGCGGCCACGCAGGCGCCACGTGGCACGCCGGCCACGCCCACTCGTCAGTCAGTCAGAGctcggggccggggctggggccgggaACCGGCCCCAAccccggcccccagccccaacccCGGCCATCTTACAGCGCTGTCGCGGAGCTGGCAAAGGCCACCGAGTCCTCTCGCAGCCGCCCCGCGCCTCTCCCCCCGCCGTCCCGTCTCGTCCCGTCCCGCCGAGTGCGCATGCGCgcccccctcccgcccgccgctcGCGCCGCTGTCGCTGAAGGGCCGCGCTCCGCGGCTGAGGCGACGGCCCCAGCGACCCCGGCCCGGGAGTTGTGCGCTGCTGCCTCCCCTCAGCGGCTCCCACCGGGGGAGGCGGTGGCAGGAAgagccgtgccgtgccgtgccgtaTCGTATCGTatcgcctcgcctcgcctccccTCCGGGTGGCGGCTCTCCTCCGCCGCGGCGGTGGGAAGCCCTGCGGCCCAGGTGAGGCGAAcggcgcgcatgcgcggtgCGGCGCTGGCGGCGGCTGGCTGGGCGTCCTGCCGCGTCCTGGGCGTCCTGCCGcgtccctttcccttctccagttCGGCTGTGAGGGACTAACTTCTAAGCGGTTTGTTACCCGGTCGTATTTAATCAGCTTCTGGCCTTAAATAATGGTGGGGTTTCTCGGCGGAGGCTGGCTCGTTCGGTTGCACGGCGCGGTGGTGAACCTTGCTGTCTGTTAAACGCCGGGGTTTGACTCCAGGCCTCTTGTTCCAGGCAATGGCCGTCACAGTAAAAGAATGCCTGgagctccagctgctggaagTGGAAATGCTCCTTTCAATGTTTCCCAAAGAAGGTGAAATAAATCTGGATGAGGATGCTCTGTCCAGTGTGCAGCGCTACTTGAGAAACGATGATGGAGCTCTACCCCCACAGCTCGAATATTCGATCGCTGTTGATGTAGGGGAGGCAAGGGTGAGAACTTCCACGTAGATGCGTTCGtgtgttgttttctttactCCTTGTGCACACTTAAAAACACTGCcctgaaaaaagggaaaaacctgacctaatttctgtttgctgtttCAAAAGTCAAGAGTAACAAAAAAgtcttgatttttattattcGAGTCTTAACTTTCTATGGGCAAGAAAGGCTAATAGAATCACAGATAGGAATAGAC
The sequence above is a segment of the Haliaeetus albicilla chromosome 17, bHalAlb1.1, whole genome shotgun sequence genome. Coding sequences within it:
- the PGM3 gene encoding phosphoacetylglucosamine mutase, coding for MDSEALKKYSTLHPKPPGLTLQYGTAGFRTKAEQLDHVMFRMGLLAVLRSKAVVATIGVMVTASHNPEEDNGVKLVDPLGEMLHPLWEEYATQLANAEEQELQKIIIDICQKAAVNQHKDALVFIGRDTRPSSEKLSQSVIDGISVLGGQYYDYGLVTTPQLHYMVCCQNTQGQYGKATLEGYYEKLSKAFTELIKQSPSAGGSQRHLKIDCANGIGALKLSEMEPYFPKEVIIHLFNDGTKEKLNHLCGADFVKVHQKPPRGLDMKPNERCCSFDGDADRIVYYYKDATGHFHLIDGDKIATLISIFLKELLAKVGETLNMAVVQTAYANGSSTRYLEETLKVPVHCVKTGVKHLHHKAQEFDVGVYFEANGHGTVLFSKAAETKIRQLAKEGKDDEKREAAKVLENMIDLINQTVGDAISDMLVIEAILALKGLTVQQWDAIYTDLPNRLLKVQVADRRVIVTTDAERRVATPLGLQEKIDALVKKYKLSRAFVRPSGTEDVVRIYAEADTQENTDALAHEVNLAVYHLAGGKGALPQPI